In one window of Frigoriglobus tundricola DNA:
- a CDS encoding amylo-alpha-1,6-glucosidase produces the protein MPNEPSQQTHDEVLTRPWGPGERPPLADLLEREWLVTNGLGGYASGTVCGAATRRYHGLLIAAHAVPLGRVMMVNNLWEYLRLPDFHTTPFGGVEKVDNQLQIHGADHLVEFKLEAGLPVWRYEVDGFELEKRVYFGYRHNTVYVRYQLTKGSGTARLKLKPTVHFRGHDDSVSTALCAPTTFTAVEDRYEVTCDSTYPPLRMTLDGGGKPGFTVHGERISDVIYRVEESRGYEYKGALYAPGHFRLDLEPGQHATLIFSTEPWELIRAVSPTEVLSAEQSRRRWLVEHAAPAAHTGLAAELVLAADQFIITPVARVADAARAQAHGDEARSVIAGYHWFTDWGRDTMISMEGLTLTTGRATEAGYILRTFAQHIRDGLIPNLFPEKDHEGLYHTADATLWYFHALKKYVDHTGDRGTLRQLLPKLRDIVAHHVRGTRFGIGVDPADGLLRQGAEGYQLTWMDAKVGDWVVTPRRGKAVEINALWYNALRLLESWVREEEGDAAASGLTAHAEQCREAFNRRFWYEAGGYLYDVLDGPDGKNDPALRPNQVLAISLDHPVLDKSRWKPVLNVAREKLLTPVGLRSLSPGEPDYKPRYFGDLRSRDAAYHQGTVWAWLIGPFVDAWMRAYPEDRAGAASFLSGFRRHLGEACVGSISEVFDAQPPYTPRGCIAQAWSVAEVLRCLVKTAG, from the coding sequence ATGCCTAACGAACCGAGCCAGCAGACGCACGACGAGGTCCTCACGCGCCCCTGGGGACCCGGTGAACGGCCGCCGCTCGCCGATCTCCTCGAACGCGAGTGGCTGGTCACCAACGGCCTCGGCGGGTACGCGTCGGGCACCGTCTGCGGCGCGGCCACGCGGCGCTACCACGGCCTCCTGATCGCCGCCCACGCGGTCCCGCTCGGCCGCGTGATGATGGTCAACAACCTCTGGGAGTACCTGCGCCTGCCCGACTTCCACACCACGCCGTTCGGCGGGGTGGAGAAGGTGGACAACCAGCTCCAGATCCACGGCGCGGACCACCTCGTCGAGTTCAAGCTGGAGGCCGGGCTGCCGGTCTGGCGGTACGAGGTCGACGGGTTCGAACTCGAGAAGCGCGTTTACTTCGGCTACCGGCACAACACCGTCTACGTTCGCTACCAGTTGACAAAGGGATCGGGCACGGCCCGGCTCAAGCTGAAGCCGACGGTCCACTTTCGCGGGCACGACGACAGCGTGAGTACCGCGCTGTGTGCGCCCACGACCTTCACGGCCGTCGAGGACCGCTACGAAGTCACCTGCGACAGCACGTACCCGCCGCTCCGGATGACGCTCGACGGCGGCGGTAAACCGGGTTTCACCGTCCACGGCGAGCGCATCTCGGACGTGATCTACCGCGTCGAGGAGTCGCGCGGGTACGAATACAAGGGCGCCCTTTATGCGCCCGGCCACTTCCGGCTCGACCTGGAGCCGGGCCAGCACGCGACCCTGATTTTCTCGACCGAACCGTGGGAGCTGATCCGGGCGGTGAGCCCGACCGAGGTGCTGAGCGCGGAACAGAGCCGGCGCCGGTGGCTGGTCGAACACGCCGCCCCCGCCGCTCACACCGGCCTCGCGGCCGAACTCGTACTGGCCGCCGACCAGTTCATCATCACCCCCGTCGCCCGCGTCGCCGACGCGGCCCGCGCCCAGGCGCACGGCGACGAGGCGCGGTCCGTGATCGCCGGCTACCACTGGTTCACCGACTGGGGCCGCGACACGATGATCAGCATGGAGGGGCTGACGCTCACCACCGGCCGCGCCACCGAGGCCGGGTACATTCTCCGCACGTTCGCACAGCACATTCGGGACGGTCTGATCCCGAACCTGTTCCCCGAAAAGGACCACGAGGGGCTCTACCACACGGCCGACGCGACCCTGTGGTACTTCCACGCGCTCAAGAAGTACGTCGACCACACCGGCGACCGCGGCACGCTCCGGCAGCTCCTCCCCAAGCTCCGAGACATCGTCGCGCACCACGTCCGCGGTACGCGGTTCGGCATCGGCGTCGATCCGGCCGACGGGCTGCTGCGCCAGGGTGCCGAGGGCTACCAGCTCACCTGGATGGACGCGAAGGTGGGCGACTGGGTGGTGACCCCGCGGCGCGGAAAGGCGGTGGAGATCAACGCCCTGTGGTACAACGCACTGCGGTTGCTCGAAAGCTGGGTGCGCGAGGAAGAGGGCGACGCCGCGGCGAGTGGGCTGACCGCGCACGCCGAGCAATGCCGCGAGGCGTTCAACCGCCGCTTCTGGTACGAGGCGGGCGGCTACCTGTACGACGTGCTGGACGGCCCCGACGGGAAGAACGACCCCGCGCTGCGGCCGAACCAGGTGCTCGCCATCTCCCTCGACCACCCGGTGCTGGACAAGTCCCGGTGGAAGCCGGTGCTGAACGTCGCGCGTGAGAAGCTGCTGACGCCGGTCGGCCTGCGGTCCCTCTCGCCGGGCGAACCGGACTACAAGCCGCGGTACTTCGGCGACCTCCGCTCCCGCGACGCGGCGTACCACCAGGGGACCGTGTGGGCCTGGCTGATCGGACCGTTCGTGGACGCGTGGATGCGGGCGTACCCGGAGGACCGAGCGGGAGCGGCCTCGTTCCTGAGCGGGTTCCGGCGCCACCTGGGAGAAGCGTGTGTCGGTTCGATCAGCGAAGTGTTCGACGCCCAACCGCCGTATACGCCGCGCGGGTGCATCGCGCAAGCGTGGAGCGTGGCCGAGGTCTTGCGCTGTCTGGTCAAAACTGCCGGTTGA
- the treZ gene encoding malto-oligosyltrehalose trehalohydrolase, with product MNSGRRLPIGAEVTDAGVHFRLWAPRHRRARVVVETGRATGEHPLEPEPNGYFSGRVAGVVAGDLYRFRLDEKDLLLDPASRFQPDGPRGPSQVVDPKAFAWTDTKWAGAGLRGQVLYELHVGTFTREGTWAAAERQLEVLADLGVTVIELIPVADFPGRFGWGYDGVCLFAPYRGYGTPDDMRRFVNRAHGLGLGVILDVVYNHLGPRGNVLAQYTPAYFTDRHTTDWGQAINFDGPESGPVREFYLANAGYWIDEFHLDGLRLDATQSIFDDSSDHILARIGQRVRQAARGRATLIINENEPQLAKIVRPVERGGYGLDGIWNDDFHHSAMVALTGRAEAYYSDHSGAPQEFISAAKYGYLLQGQRYAWQDQRRGTPALDLEPWQFVNFIQNHDQVANSGSGRRCHALSSPGRLRAVTALTLLCPGTPMLFQGQEFAASAPFFYFADHEPSTAAEVKQGRAEFLTQFRRLDHPGLADEIPDPADLTTFEDSKLDHSERDRGAHAAAFRLHKDLLALRRTDPAFSRQERRGVDGAVLGPNAFMLRFFAGDRADRLLLVNFGPDLYLDRAPEPLLAPPEGCRWKTLWSSEDRRYGGEGTPPAETLDGWHIMGEAAQVLAPELQPPHDEKATARATAQMKLRKHRERTRLTE from the coding sequence ATGAACAGCGGACGGCGGTTGCCGATCGGTGCCGAGGTGACAGACGCGGGCGTTCACTTCCGCCTCTGGGCGCCCCGGCACCGGCGCGCGCGGGTCGTTGTGGAAACCGGCCGTGCGACCGGCGAACACCCGCTCGAACCGGAACCCAACGGGTACTTCTCCGGTCGCGTGGCCGGCGTCGTGGCCGGCGACCTGTACCGGTTCCGCCTCGATGAAAAGGACCTCCTCCTCGATCCCGCCTCGCGGTTCCAACCGGACGGCCCACGCGGGCCGTCGCAAGTGGTCGATCCGAAGGCGTTCGCCTGGACGGACACCAAGTGGGCCGGCGCGGGGTTGCGCGGCCAGGTGCTCTACGAACTGCACGTCGGCACGTTCACGCGGGAAGGCACCTGGGCGGCAGCCGAGCGCCAACTCGAGGTGCTGGCCGATCTCGGTGTGACGGTGATCGAACTGATCCCGGTGGCCGACTTCCCCGGCCGGTTCGGCTGGGGGTACGACGGCGTGTGCCTCTTCGCCCCGTACCGCGGGTACGGCACGCCGGACGACATGCGACGGTTCGTGAACCGTGCGCACGGTCTCGGCCTGGGGGTGATTCTGGACGTCGTGTACAACCACCTCGGCCCGCGCGGGAACGTGCTGGCACAGTACACCCCGGCGTACTTCACGGACCGGCACACGACGGACTGGGGCCAGGCGATCAACTTCGACGGCCCGGAGAGCGGACCGGTGCGCGAGTTCTACCTCGCCAACGCCGGGTACTGGATCGACGAGTTCCACCTCGACGGTCTGCGGCTCGACGCCACGCAGTCGATCTTCGACGACTCTAGCGACCACATCCTCGCCCGGATCGGTCAGCGCGTGCGGCAGGCGGCGCGGGGCCGCGCCACCCTCATCATCAACGAGAACGAGCCGCAGTTGGCGAAGATCGTTCGGCCCGTCGAGCGCGGCGGGTACGGCCTGGACGGCATATGGAACGACGACTTCCACCACTCGGCGATGGTCGCACTCACGGGCCGCGCGGAAGCGTACTACTCGGACCACAGCGGCGCCCCGCAGGAGTTCATCTCCGCCGCGAAGTACGGCTACCTGCTCCAGGGCCAGCGGTACGCGTGGCAGGACCAGCGGCGCGGGACGCCGGCCCTCGACCTCGAACCGTGGCAGTTCGTCAACTTCATCCAGAACCACGATCAGGTCGCGAACTCCGGGAGCGGGCGGCGGTGCCACGCCCTGAGCAGTCCCGGGCGCCTCCGGGCAGTGACCGCGCTCACCCTGCTCTGTCCCGGCACGCCGATGCTGTTCCAGGGGCAGGAGTTCGCCGCGTCCGCGCCGTTCTTCTACTTTGCGGACCACGAACCGAGTACCGCCGCCGAGGTGAAGCAGGGGCGGGCCGAGTTCCTCACGCAGTTCCGCCGGCTCGATCACCCCGGGCTGGCGGACGAGATCCCGGACCCGGCCGACCTGACCACGTTCGAGGATTCGAAACTCGATCACAGCGAGCGCGACCGCGGCGCCCACGCCGCCGCGTTCCGGCTACACAAGGACCTACTCGCGCTGCGCCGAACCGATCCGGCGTTTTCGCGGCAGGAGCGGCGCGGCGTGGACGGCGCCGTTCTCGGCCCCAACGCGTTTATGCTTCGCTTCTTCGCGGGCGACCGGGCCGATCGACTCCTGCTCGTGAACTTCGGACCCGATTTGTACCTGGACCGCGCCCCGGAACCGCTCCTCGCGCCCCCCGAGGGGTGCAGGTGGAAAACGCTCTGGTCGTCCGAGGACCGCCGCTACGGCGGCGAGGGCACGCCGCCCGCGGAGACGCTCGACGGGTGGCACATCATGGGCGAGGCAGCGCAGGTGTTGGCCCCAGAGTTGCAGCCGCCTCATGATGAAAAGGCAACCGCCCGTGCGACCGCTCAGATGAAGCTGCGGAAGCACCGCGAGCGGACGCGGTTGACGGAGTGA
- a CDS encoding TraR/DksA family transcriptional regulator, whose protein sequence is MMNAQQLSRYRSQLKEIVDRVGATAATLEEGVRTPLGGSDGGTSNAPLHLGDLGSEAYTQELDATLLENETYIRDEASAAIERIDAGDYGRCEGCGCAIPAARLAAIPYARYCVPCATRMQTGRAVNLNDGRPVGWLGEPGHEAASPTPQRVVGRDLGADRTDTYAAGTPGGGATVGGLGGTTVGDGSPADANRAGVNLEDAMASGTAEADEADAAGDEDEPLAESGPSGGAVGGTPANKRSKGGTPRSAKTKTTKPSSRRTKRSPE, encoded by the coding sequence ATGATGAACGCACAGCAACTGTCCCGGTATCGATCGCAACTCAAAGAAATTGTTGATCGTGTGGGGGCGACGGCCGCCACGCTGGAGGAGGGCGTGCGCACGCCGCTCGGCGGGTCGGACGGTGGCACGTCGAACGCGCCCCTGCACCTCGGCGACCTCGGGAGCGAAGCCTACACCCAGGAACTCGACGCCACGCTCCTGGAGAACGAGACGTACATCCGCGACGAGGCGAGTGCCGCAATCGAGCGGATCGATGCGGGGGACTACGGCCGGTGCGAAGGGTGCGGGTGCGCCATCCCGGCGGCCCGCCTCGCCGCGATCCCCTACGCCCGGTACTGCGTCCCGTGCGCCACGCGCATGCAGACGGGCCGGGCCGTCAACTTGAACGACGGCCGCCCGGTCGGGTGGCTCGGCGAGCCGGGGCACGAAGCCGCGAGCCCCACGCCGCAGCGCGTCGTCGGGCGTGACCTGGGCGCCGACCGAACCGACACCTACGCGGCCGGTACGCCCGGCGGCGGAGCGACGGTCGGCGGCCTGGGCGGAACGACCGTCGGTGATGGCAGCCCGGCGGACGCCAATCGGGCCGGCGTGAACCTGGAAGACGCAATGGCCAGCGGCACCGCCGAAGCCGATGAGGCCGACGCTGCGGGCGACGAAGACGAGCCCCTGGCCGAATCGGGACCCAGCGGCGGCGCCGTCGGTGGCACGCCGGCCAACAAGCGCAGCAAGGGGGGAACGCCCCGAAGCGCGAAAACGAAGACGACCAAACCGAGCAGCCGGCGCACCAAGCGGTCGCCAGAGTGA
- a CDS encoding immunity 51 family protein, which produces MAKKNEFAPCQLLEHEDGTFSLLFTDFDTTADTFEELDQEGGGYGWHGVVDALVRMRAPKLKKKLSYDPEASMFVALSKDKDALRQVAELIASAVADPELLKEAITKADPDLMD; this is translated from the coding sequence ATGGCGAAGAAAAACGAGTTCGCACCGTGCCAGCTCCTCGAACACGAGGACGGCACGTTCAGTCTGCTCTTCACCGATTTTGACACGACCGCCGACACGTTCGAGGAACTGGATCAGGAGGGCGGGGGCTACGGGTGGCACGGCGTCGTCGATGCCCTCGTGCGCATGAGGGCACCGAAACTGAAAAAGAAGCTGTCCTACGATCCGGAGGCGAGCATGTTTGTCGCACTCAGTAAGGACAAGGACGCTCTCAGGCAGGTGGCCGAACTCATCGCCAGCGCCGTGGCCGACCCGGAACTGTTGAAAGAAGCGATCACCAAAGCCGATCCCGATCTGATGGATTGA
- a CDS encoding PQQ-binding-like beta-propeller repeat protein — translation MRHAVWSLLVVAVPVGAAAEPPAWPQYGGTNRNFAGAATGPLPKTTKRLWSIEFGPGTSGIVSDGERLFTHYSVPDPKKSSEGQEVVACLDPKTGKTLWDHRYPVARLKGQESYSGDPIRPQATSAVCGPRLCSLGYTGLLKCFDSASGKILWEYDLVRDFDATPVQFGFSASPLVYGEAFVVHVGGKKAAVVAFNPADGKVLWSSKPAEPSYSSPVVMPATGADVIVQVTRDDVLGLAAKDGRERWRYPLPKTGLTNVPTPIVLPKQRLLISGQGVLGTRLLQVTAAPTGDKVAEVWKNEKVPFFYANWVADERAVFGVSGQFVCGLSLADGKELWRERGQADANFLRIGADALLLRGDGRLSRARLSIDGFDGADGLDLLKGRCWTAPTLLGDVLYARSEKELVAVRFTDGGKD, via the coding sequence ATGCGCCACGCCGTCTGGTCCCTGCTCGTTGTTGCGGTGCCCGTGGGTGCGGCGGCCGAACCGCCGGCGTGGCCGCAATACGGCGGTACGAACCGGAATTTCGCCGGCGCGGCGACCGGGCCGCTCCCCAAGACCACGAAGCGCCTCTGGAGCATCGAGTTCGGACCGGGCACCTCGGGGATCGTCTCCGACGGCGAGCGGTTGTTCACGCACTACTCCGTTCCCGATCCGAAGAAGAGTTCCGAGGGGCAGGAGGTGGTCGCGTGTCTCGATCCGAAGACCGGCAAGACGCTCTGGGACCACCGCTATCCCGTTGCGCGGTTGAAAGGCCAGGAGTCCTACTCCGGCGATCCCATTCGGCCACAGGCCACGTCGGCCGTCTGCGGACCGCGGCTGTGCAGCCTCGGGTACACGGGGCTGCTGAAGTGCTTCGATTCCGCGTCGGGAAAAATTCTCTGGGAGTACGATCTGGTCCGTGACTTCGACGCCACACCCGTTCAGTTCGGGTTTTCCGCCAGCCCGCTCGTGTACGGCGAAGCGTTCGTCGTTCATGTCGGCGGTAAAAAGGCGGCGGTCGTCGCGTTCAACCCGGCCGACGGCAAAGTCCTCTGGTCGTCCAAACCGGCCGAGCCCAGTTACTCGTCGCCGGTCGTCATGCCGGCGACCGGGGCGGATGTGATCGTTCAGGTCACTCGCGATGACGTCCTGGGGCTCGCCGCAAAAGACGGCCGGGAGCGGTGGCGGTACCCGCTGCCGAAGACCGGCCTGACGAACGTCCCGACCCCCATCGTGCTGCCGAAACAGCGGCTGCTGATCTCCGGCCAGGGGGTTCTCGGGACCCGGTTGCTTCAGGTCACAGCGGCCCCAACCGGTGACAAGGTCGCGGAGGTGTGGAAGAACGAAAAGGTGCCGTTCTTTTACGCGAACTGGGTCGCGGACGAGCGGGCGGTTTTCGGCGTGTCGGGCCAGTTCGTCTGCGGGCTGAGCCTGGCGGACGGCAAGGAACTGTGGCGCGAACGGGGGCAGGCGGACGCCAATTTTCTCCGCATCGGAGCGGACGCGCTCCTTCTCCGCGGTGACGGCCGGCTCTCGCGTGCGCGCCTTTCCATCGATGGGTTCGACGGTGCGGACGGTCTGGACCTTTTGAAAGGCCGGTGCTGGACCGCACCGACGCTCCTGGGGGACGTCCTGTACGCCCGGTCCGAGAAGGAACTCGTTGCCGTGCGGTTTACGGACGGCGGTAAGGACTGA